From Natranaerovirga hydrolytica, the proteins below share one genomic window:
- the ispD gene encoding 2-C-methyl-D-erythritol 4-phosphate cytidylyltransferase: MKVEKVTGIVLAGGQGKRMASHIHKQYLKIEDHPIIVYTLMTFSRCNEIDEIILVVPKGEVDYNKKIINTYDLKKISKIVEGGEERYHSVYNALEHIKDDPNHYVLIHDGVRPFTTEKSIRTLINEMKKNKASILGVPVKDTIKKVDASHQVTSSEDRKELYAIQTPQGFRADIIKKAYRAFIKQSKKNITDDAMVVEQYTNETVKVIQGEYSNIKITTPEDLIIGEAILNNLVKKQIK, translated from the coding sequence GTGAAAGTAGAAAAGGTAACAGGTATTGTTTTGGCAGGTGGTCAAGGTAAAAGAATGGCAAGCCATATTCATAAACAATACTTAAAAATAGAAGATCACCCTATTATTGTCTATACCTTAATGACATTTTCAAGATGTAATGAAATAGATGAGATTATTTTAGTTGTTCCTAAAGGTGAAGTGGATTATAACAAAAAAATAATAAACACCTATGATTTAAAGAAAATAAGTAAAATAGTTGAAGGCGGAGAAGAAAGATATCATTCAGTATACAATGCTTTAGAACATATAAAGGATGACCCAAATCATTATGTTTTAATTCATGATGGTGTGAGGCCTTTTACTACAGAAAAAAGCATAAGAACATTAATCAATGAAATGAAAAAAAACAAAGCAAGTATATTAGGTGTTCCTGTAAAAGACACAATAAAGAAAGTAGATGCAAGTCATCAAGTAACTTCTAGTGAAGATAGAAAAGAACTGTATGCCATACAAACGCCACAAGGTTTTAGGGCAGATATTATCAAAAAAGCTTATAGGGCATTTATAAAACAAAGTAAAAAAAATATAACCGATGATGCAATGGTAGTAGAACAGTATACAAATGAAACAGTTAAAGTTATTCAAGGAGAATACAGTAATATTAAGATTACCACACCTGAAGATTTAATAATAGGTGAAGCCATATTAAACAATCTAGTAAAAAAACAAATAAAATAA